In a genomic window of Lycium ferocissimum isolate CSIRO_LF1 chromosome 9, AGI_CSIRO_Lferr_CH_V1, whole genome shotgun sequence:
- the LOC132031292 gene encoding protein trichome birefringence-like 31 isoform X1 gives MLNLDSTPTNMTTHPTQDRRILFLFPLALGSFFLLGTVRVLLDNLKNNQFQFLWQSSFSRDNNKFLRVPINVTLDEVIEESCNVFEGQWVWDNVTYPLYKEDTCPYLVKQVTCQRNGRPDSLYQNWRWQPHGCNLPRFNALKMLEMLRDKRLMFIGDSIQRGMFESMVCLVQSVIADGDHSTIRVPPRKIFRIEEFNASIEYYWAPFMVESISDHATNHTVLKRLVKLDSVEKHRKLWEGVDILVFESYVWWMHKPFINATYGSPENVREYNVTTAYRLALETWANWIESSVNPKKQKVFFATMSPTHLWNWEWRGGIDGNCFNETQPIRGPYWGTGSNLEIMSILKDVINKLQINVRLLNITQLSEYRKDGHTSVFGERRGKLLTRQQRSVPKAYADCIHWCLPGVPDTWNELLYGILLQDYRNH, from the exons ATGCTTAATCTTGATTCTACTCCCACCAATATGACAACCCACCCCACACAGGATCGTAGGATCctgtttctttttcctcttgcATTAggctctttttttcttcttggaaCCGTTAGAGTTTTACTTGATAACTTGAAAAACAACCAATTCCAATTTCTCTGGCAATCAAGTTTTTCTAGGGATAATAATAAGTTTCTTAGAGTGCCAATAAATGTTACATTAGATGAGGTCATTGAAGAAAGTTGCAATGTGTTTGAAGGGCAATGGGTTTGGGACAATGTTACATATCCACTGTATAAAGAAGACACTTGTCCTTATTTGGTTAAACAAGTTACTTGTCAAAGAAATGGAAGGCCTGATTCTTTGTATCAGAATTGGAGATGGCAGCCTCACGGTTGTAATTTGCCCag GTTCAATGCTTTGAAGATGCTGGAGATGTTGAGAGACAAAAGGCTCATGTTTATTGGAGACTCCATCCAGAGAGGCATGTTTGAGTCAATGGTCTGTCTAGTTCAATCAGTGATTGCAGATGGTGACCATTCCACTATAAGAGTTCCTCCCAGAAAGATTTTCAGAATTGAG GAATTTAATGCATCGATCGAGTATTATTGGGCTCCTTTCATGGTTGAATCCATTTCAGATCATGCAACTAATCATACTGTACTGAAGCGACTAGTTAAGCTTGACTCTGTAGAAAAGCATCGCAAGCTTTGGGAAGGAGttgatattttggtatttgaaaGCTACGTGTGGTGGATGCATAAACCTTTCATCAATGCAAC ATACGGATCTCCTGAAAATGTTCGAGAATATAACGTAACTACAGCATACAGATTGGCGTTAGAAACTTGGGCAAATTGGATAGAGTCAAGTGTTAATCCTAAAAAACAAAAGGTCTTCTTTGCGACCATGTCCCCAACACATTTATG GAACTGGGAATGGAGAGGTGGAATTGATGGAAATTGCTTTAACGAGACACAACCCATCCGAGGACCCTACTGGGGAACTGGTTCAAATCTTGAAATCATGTCAATCTTAAAAGATGTCATAAATAAACTGCAAATCAATGTGCGGTTGCTGAATATTACTCAATTGTCTGAGTACAGAAAAGATGGTCACACTTCAGTTTTCGGTGAACGGAGGGGAAAACTCTTGACTAGACAACAAAGATCAGTGCCAAAAGCTTATGCTGATTGCATTCATTGGTGCTTACCAGGAGTACCTGATACATGGAATGAGTTGTTGTATGGAATTTTGTTGCAAGATTACCGCAATCATTGA
- the LOC132031292 gene encoding protein trichome birefringence-like 31 isoform X2: protein MLNLDSTPTNMTTHPTQDRRILFLFPLALGSFFLLGTVRVLLDNLKNNQFQFLWQSSFSRDNNKFLRVPINVTLDEVIEESCNVFEGQWVWDNVTYPLYKEDTCPYLVKQVTCQRNGRPDSLYQNWRWQPHGCNLPRFNALKMLEMLRDKRLMFIGDSIQRGMFESMVCLVQSVIADGDHSTIRVPPRKIFRIEEFNASIEYYWAPFMVESISDHATNHTVLKRLVKLDSVEKHRKLWEGVDILVFESYVWWMHKPFINATNWEWRGGIDGNCFNETQPIRGPYWGTGSNLEIMSILKDVINKLQINVRLLNITQLSEYRKDGHTSVFGERRGKLLTRQQRSVPKAYADCIHWCLPGVPDTWNELLYGILLQDYRNH, encoded by the exons ATGCTTAATCTTGATTCTACTCCCACCAATATGACAACCCACCCCACACAGGATCGTAGGATCctgtttctttttcctcttgcATTAggctctttttttcttcttggaaCCGTTAGAGTTTTACTTGATAACTTGAAAAACAACCAATTCCAATTTCTCTGGCAATCAAGTTTTTCTAGGGATAATAATAAGTTTCTTAGAGTGCCAATAAATGTTACATTAGATGAGGTCATTGAAGAAAGTTGCAATGTGTTTGAAGGGCAATGGGTTTGGGACAATGTTACATATCCACTGTATAAAGAAGACACTTGTCCTTATTTGGTTAAACAAGTTACTTGTCAAAGAAATGGAAGGCCTGATTCTTTGTATCAGAATTGGAGATGGCAGCCTCACGGTTGTAATTTGCCCag GTTCAATGCTTTGAAGATGCTGGAGATGTTGAGAGACAAAAGGCTCATGTTTATTGGAGACTCCATCCAGAGAGGCATGTTTGAGTCAATGGTCTGTCTAGTTCAATCAGTGATTGCAGATGGTGACCATTCCACTATAAGAGTTCCTCCCAGAAAGATTTTCAGAATTGAG GAATTTAATGCATCGATCGAGTATTATTGGGCTCCTTTCATGGTTGAATCCATTTCAGATCATGCAACTAATCATACTGTACTGAAGCGACTAGTTAAGCTTGACTCTGTAGAAAAGCATCGCAAGCTTTGGGAAGGAGttgatattttggtatttgaaaGCTACGTGTGGTGGATGCATAAACCTTTCATCAATGCAAC GAACTGGGAATGGAGAGGTGGAATTGATGGAAATTGCTTTAACGAGACACAACCCATCCGAGGACCCTACTGGGGAACTGGTTCAAATCTTGAAATCATGTCAATCTTAAAAGATGTCATAAATAAACTGCAAATCAATGTGCGGTTGCTGAATATTACTCAATTGTCTGAGTACAGAAAAGATGGTCACACTTCAGTTTTCGGTGAACGGAGGGGAAAACTCTTGACTAGACAACAAAGATCAGTGCCAAAAGCTTATGCTGATTGCATTCATTGGTGCTTACCAGGAGTACCTGATACATGGAATGAGTTGTTGTATGGAATTTTGTTGCAAGATTACCGCAATCATTGA
- the LOC132031293 gene encoding UBP1-associated protein 2C-like, protein MDLMKKRKLDDNNNGVIVSDIPVTVTHNLTIEDAKKLLEPLTSEQTLEILQNAVIHHNDVLDAVRLIADRDTTQRKLFIRGLGWETTTDKLRGVFGNYGELEEAIVILDKATGKSKGYGFVTFKHVDSAIIALKEPSKKIDGRITVTQLASAGIQGGPGGGNLGNSVDVSLRKIYVANVPYDMQSERILQHFSMYGEIEEGPLGFDKATGKSKGYALFVYKTVEAARAALVDSVKNIDGHVLNCKLAIDGKKGKPGVVGPGVGQVQTDGHGDPMGAGPGQYGVPPPSGGVTGYGGYSGHSSYSGHGHGPNPVLGSGNGVGVGVGGSSYGSQPPISGGGYGSGIGGGPYGGGSHYGGPGSAGYGGLTGSASGVGGGFGSAGALGGAAGALGGGGGGRGSSMYGLPPPSSTGLPSAGDYPPQGSHYSSLQQPHALQNQAPGPGASGAPRVPPGGGMYQGMHSYY, encoded by the coding sequence atggacctAATGAAGAAGAGAAAGCTTGACGACAACAACAACGGCGTTATCGTATCCGATATCCCCGTTACCGTTACCCATAACCTTACAATCGAAGACGCAAAGAAGCTTCTAGAACCTCTCACATCTGAACAAACCCTAGAAATCCTTCAAAACGCCGTTATTCATCACAACGACGTATTAGACGCCGTTAGATTAATCGCCGATCGTGACACAACACAGAGAAAACTCTTCATACGTGGATTAGGGTGGGAAACAACAACAGATAAACTTCGTGGTGTTTTTGGTAATTATGGTGAGTTAGAAGAAGCTATTGTAATTCTCGATAAAGCTACTGGTAAATCTAAAGGTTACGGTTTCGTTACGTTTAAACACGTTGATAGTGCGATTATCGCGTTAAAGGAACCTAGTAAAAAAATTGATGGTAGAATTACTGTTACTCAATTAGCTAGTGCTGGGATACAAGGTGGGCCAGGTGGGGGTAATTTAGGTAATTCGGTTGATGTATCGTTAAGGAAGATTTATGTAGCTAATGTGCCTTATGATATGCAAAGTGAGAGGATTTTACAGCATTTTTCGATGTATGGTGAGATTGAGGAAGGGCCGTTAGGTTTTGATAAGGCGACTGGGAAGTCGAAAGGTTATGCTTTGTTTGTTTATAAGACGGTTGAGGCTGCTAGAGCGGCGTTGGTCGATAGTGTTAAGAATATTGATGGGCATGTGTTGAATTGTAAGTTGGCTATAGATGGGAAGAAAGGGAAGCCCGGGGTTGTGGGTCCGGGTGTGGGTCAGGTACAAACAGACGGGCATGGTGATCCGATGGGTGCGGGTCCGGGGCAATATGGTGTGCCGCCCCCTAGTGGTGGGGTTACGGGGTATGGTGGATATTCGGGGCATTCGTCGTATAGTGGGCATGGACATGGTCCGAATCCGGTATTGGGTAGTGGAAATGGTGTAGGTGTTGGTGTGGGTGGTTCGTCGTATGGGAGCCAACCGCCTATTAGTGGTGGTGGGTATGGTTCGGGGATTGGTGGTGGTCCGTATGGTGGGGGATCTCATTATGGTGGGCCTGGTTCAGCTGGATATGGCGGGTTGACCGGTAGTGCAAGCGGTGTGGGTGGTGGTTTTGGTAGTGCTGGGGCGTTGGGAGGTGCTGCTGGTGCAttaggtggtggtggtggtggtcgTGGATCTTCGATGTATGGGTTACCACCCCCAAGCTCAACTGGGTTGCCTTCGGCGGGAGATTATCCACCACAGGGTTCTCATTACAGTTCTTTACAGCAACCTCACGCGCTACAAAACCAAGCTCCCGGTCCCGGGGCATCAGGTGCGCCTAGAGTTCCACCTGGGGGTGGTATGTACCAGGGGATGCATTCATACTACTGA